A stretch of the Oncorhynchus mykiss isolate Arlee chromosome 23, USDA_OmykA_1.1, whole genome shotgun sequence genome encodes the following:
- the LOC110502861 gene encoding josephin-1 isoform X1, whose translation MGSAPCSGKGRARGGLQDLGCMPWKLSKQKGVGVVRGGMGRGVGGERSDLGEHALSTLPATPPPPIYHEKQRRELCALHALNNVFQDGAAFSRDTLQDIYQRLSPGSLVTPHKKSMLGNGNYDVNVIMAALQTRGYEAVWWDKRRDVGSIALSNVTGFILNVPSNLRWGPLRLPLKRQHWIGVREVGGVYYNLDSKLRSPHTIGNPDELRKFLRYQLRGKNGELLLVVSEEVEVHQTWRSDGC comes from the exons ATGGGGAGTGCTCCATGTTCTGGGAAGGGGAGGGCAAGAGGGGGGCTGCAGGACCTGGGCTGTATGCCATGGAAGCTGAGCAAGCAGAAAGGGGTGGGGGTGGTGCGGGGAGGGATgggaagaggggtggggggggagagGTCAGACCTGGGAGAGCATGCTCTCTCCACCCTTCCGGCCACGCCTCCACCGCCCATCTACCACGAGAAGCAGCGGCGGGAGCTGTGTGCTCTGCACGCGCTCAATAACGTCTTCCAGGATGGGGCAGCTTTTAGCAGGGATACTCTCCAGGACATCTACCAGAG ACTCTCTCCCGGCAGTCTGGTAACCCCCCACAAGAAGAGCATGCTTGGAAATGGGAACTATGACGTGAATGTCATTATGGCCGCTCTGCAGACCCGAGGATACGAGGCTGTCTGGTGGGATAAAAGAAG GGATGTGGGCAGTATTGCGCTATCCAACGTAACGGGCTTCATCTTGAACGTCCCATCCAATCTGCGCTGGGGTCCGTTGCGCCTGCCACTCAAACGCCAGCACTGGATAGGGGTGCGGGAGGTGGGTGGAGTCTATTACAACCTCGACTCCAAACTACGTAGCCCACATACCATCGGAAACCCTGATGAGctcag GAAGTTCCTGCGTTACCAGCTGAGAGGGAAAAATGGTGAGCTCCTATTGGTGGTGTCTGAGGAGGTGGAGGTCCACCAAACATGGAGGTCAGATGGCTGTTGA
- the LOC110502861 gene encoding josephin-1 isoform X2, protein MGSAPCSGKGRARGGLQDLGCMPWKLSKQKGVGVVRGGMGRGVGGERSDLGEHALSTLPATPPPPIYHEKQRRELCALHALNNVFQDGAAFSRDTLQDIYQRLSPGSLVTPHKKSMLGNGNYDVNVIMAALQTRGYEAVWWDKRRDVGSIALSNVTGFILNVPSNLRWGPLRLPLKRQHWIGVREEVPALPAEREKW, encoded by the exons ATGGGGAGTGCTCCATGTTCTGGGAAGGGGAGGGCAAGAGGGGGGCTGCAGGACCTGGGCTGTATGCCATGGAAGCTGAGCAAGCAGAAAGGGGTGGGGGTGGTGCGGGGAGGGATgggaagaggggtggggggggagagGTCAGACCTGGGAGAGCATGCTCTCTCCACCCTTCCGGCCACGCCTCCACCGCCCATCTACCACGAGAAGCAGCGGCGGGAGCTGTGTGCTCTGCACGCGCTCAATAACGTCTTCCAGGATGGGGCAGCTTTTAGCAGGGATACTCTCCAGGACATCTACCAGAG ACTCTCTCCCGGCAGTCTGGTAACCCCCCACAAGAAGAGCATGCTTGGAAATGGGAACTATGACGTGAATGTCATTATGGCCGCTCTGCAGACCCGAGGATACGAGGCTGTCTGGTGGGATAAAAGAAG GGATGTGGGCAGTATTGCGCTATCCAACGTAACGGGCTTCATCTTGAACGTCCCATCCAATCTGCGCTGGGGTCCGTTGCGCCTGCCACTCAAACGCCAGCACTGGATAGGGGTGCGGGAG GAAGTTCCTGCGTTACCAGCTGAGAGGGAAAAATGGTGA
- the cbx7b gene encoding chromobox protein homolog 7, giving the protein MELSAIGEQVFAVESIIKKRVRKGNVEYLLKWKGWPPKYSTWEPEEHILDQRLVQAYEEKDQKDRALGYRKRGPKAKRLLLQNTIYTMDLRSAHKAPEKPPARLRLSLTRSLDSEAEDPTYGACRRSLHPHLDHHKNKPRRSQFVRLASPPGPPTPTQDPTHEDWGRREEEDEEEEARQDESERETEMSSGILNGQNRAEDWSSVIGSEEVTVSERSDVWNPVIGPGEVTVTDVTINSLTVTFREALAAKGFFRGWGLEF; this is encoded by the exons ATGGAGCTGTCAGCGATTGGTGAACAAGTGTTTGCTGTGGAATCAATAATCAAGAAAAGAGTTAGAAAG GGGAACGTGGAATATCTATTGAAGTGGAAGGGATGGCCCCCCAA atacagtacatggGAACCAGAGGAGCACATCTTGGACCAGCGTCTGGTGCAGGCCTATGAGGAAAA AGACCAAAAGGACAGAGCTCTAGGGTACCGGAAGAGAGGACCCAAAGCTAAAAGGCTTCTACTACAG AACACTATTTACACCATGGATCTCCGTAGTGCCCACAAGGCCCCAGAGAAGCCTCCAGCTCGCCTACGTCTCTCCCTGACTCGCTCACTGGACTCTGAGGCAGAGGATCCGACCTACGGGGCCTGTAGACGGAGCCTGCACCCCCACCTGGACCACCACAAAAACAAACCCAGGAGGTCACAGTTCGTGCGCCTGGCCTCTCCCCCTGGTCCCCCTACCCCCACACAGGACCCCACACATGAGGActggggaaggagggaagaggaagatgaggaggaggaagctcGACAGGATGagtcagagcgagagacagagatgtCCAGCGGCATTCTGAATG GGCAGAATAGGGCAGAGGACTGGAGTTCCGTGATTGGCTCAGAGGAAGTGACCGTGTCAGAGAGGTCGGACGTTTGGAACCCAGTGATAGGCCCAGGGGAGGTGACCGTGACTGACGTCACCATAAACTCTCTCACAGTGACTTTCAGAGAGGCCCTGGCAGCCAAAGGCTTCTTCAGAGGCTGGGGCTTAGAGTTCTAG
- the xrcc6 gene encoding X-ray repair cross-complementing protein 5, with the protein MAQWNDYHHEDEDVDGEERDESGVDYTSTGRDSLVFLVDASKEMFIKGEDEEPSPFDMTMQCVRSVYTSKIISSDKDLVALVFYGTEQSKNPRNSFKHVYIYHDLDLPGARRVQDVDGLRGEKGAQVAGETMGSGNTNLGEALWCCSNLYSDIKLRLSHKRLMIFTCRDTPHGGDGERDRQARTKASDLKETGVVIDLMHLMKPGGFDVSLFFCDVVSPPEDEAELGLQMEPCGKLEDLQKRVRAKEMKKRSVARLNLCLGEGMNVAVGVYITALQARKPNAIKLYRDNNEPVRTKTRLYHTQTGSLLLPSDTKRVQVYAGRQIVMEKDEVDVIKKFSDPGLELIGFKPMERLKLHHHLRSAVFIYPEEEMVTGSACVFTALLRRCSERNVFALCKYTRIRNSPPRFLALVPQKEEVDDGQAQIVAPGFHGIFLPYADDIRTLDTPQLPTASESQVDKMKEIVHKLRFKYRSDAFENPVLQQHYRNLEALALDLMAPEHIEDLTMPNVNMMDQRLGSLAQEFRDLVYPADYNPEGKTAPKRKPAEAAGGTEKKPKVEMSEDELRGHVQKGNLGKLTVPVLKDACKQFGVKVTGTKKQELIDALTAQLTK; encoded by the exons ATGGCACAGTGGAACGACTACCACCATGAGGATGAAGATGTGGATGGAGAGGAAAGGGATGAGTCTGGAG TGGACTATACGAGCACAGGCCGTGACAGCCTGGTGTTTCTGGTGGATGCTTCCAAGGAGATGTTCATCAAGGGGGAGGATGAAGAGCCCTCGCCATTTGACATGACCATGCAG TGTGTCCGCAGTGTCTACACCAGTAAAATAATCAGCAGTGACAAGGACCTGGTGGCTCTAGTGTTCTATGGGACGGAACAGAGCAAGAACCCCAGGAACAGTTTCAAACATGTCTATATCTACCACGACCTGGACTTACCTG gtgcTCGTCGGGTGCAGGATGTGGATGGGCTGCGTGGGGAGAAAGGTGCCCAGGTGGCAGGAGAGACAATGGGCAGTGGGAATACCAACCTGGGTGAGGCGCTGTGGTGCTGCTCCAACCTCTACAGTGACATCAAGCTTCGGCTCTCCCACAAACGCCTCATGATCTTCACCTGCCGAGACACACCACATGGGGGAGACGGCGAGCGCGACCGCCAGGCCCGCACCAAGGCTAGCGACCTCAAAGAGACCG GTGTGGTGATAGACCTTATGCATCTGATGAAGCCAGGTGGGTTCGACGTCTCGCTCTTCTTCTGTGACGTGGTGAGCCCCCCCGAGGATGAGGCTGAGCTGGGCCTGCAGATGGAGCCTTGTGGGAAATTGGAGGACCTCCAGAAGAGGGTCAGAGCCAAGGAGATGAAGAAGAGATCGGTCGCAAG GTTGAATCTGTGTCTGGGGGAAGGGATGAACGTGGCAGTGGGTGTgtacatcacggccctacaggCCAGGAAGCCTAACGCCATCAAGCTCTACAGAGACAACAACGAGCCCGTCCGCACCAAGACACGCCTCTACCACACACAGACGGGCAGTCTGCTGCTCCCCAGTGACACCAAGAGGGTTCAG GTGTATGCAGGCAGGCAGATAGTGATGGAGAAAGACGAGGTGGATGTGATAAAGAAGTTTTCTGACCCGGGTCTGGAGCTGATTGGGTTCAAGCCTATGGAGCGTCTCAAACTGCACCACCACCTCAGATCTGCTGTCTTCATCTACCCAGAGGAGGAAATggtcacag GGAGTGCCTGTGTGTTCACAGCGTTGCTGCGCAGGTGTAGTGAGAGGAACGTGTTTGCTCTGTGTAAATATACACGGATTCGTAACTCTCCCCCACGCTTCTTAGCACTGGTGCCCCAAAAAGAGGAGGTGGATGATGGCCAGGCCCAGATTGTGGCTCCAG GCTTCCATGGCATCTTCCTGCCCTACGCGGATGACATCCGTACCCTGGACACTCCTCAGCTCCCCACGGCCTCCGAGTCTCAGGTGGACAAGATGAAGGAGATAGTACACAAGCTGCGCTTCAAATACAG GAGTGATGCGTTTGAGAACCCAGTCCTCCAGCAGCACTACAGGAACCTGGAAGCCTTGGCTTTAGATCTCATGGCCCCGGAGCACATAGAGGATCTCACCA tGCCCAATGTGAATATGATGGACCAGCGTCTTGGTTCCCTGGCTCAGGAGTTCAGAGATCTGGTGTACCCTGCTGACTACAACCCAGAGGGCAAGACTGCACCCAAACGCAAACCAG CTGAGGCGGCAGGCGGCACAGAAAAGAAGCCCAAGGTGGAGATGTCTGAGGACGAGCTGAGGGGTCACGTACAGAAAGGCAACCTGGGTAAGCTGACGGTGCCTGTGCTGAAGGACGCCTGTAAGCAGTTTGGGGTGAAGGTCACAGGGACCAAGAAACAAGAGCTAATAGACGCCCTGACTGCACAGCTCACCAAATGA
- the LOC110502855 gene encoding desumoylating isopeptidase 1, which yields MDPNNTSYAVKLYVYDISKGMARQLSPLMLGIQLDGIWHTAIVVHGEEFFYGGDGITNCPPGGTSLGQPNSIIDLGTTEVTEEIFMEYLSSLGESTYRGNQYHLFEWNCNTFSNEVAQFLTGSKIPGHITDLPAEVLSTPFGQALRPLLDSINIAPQGGNTFNGHYGQR from the exons ATGGATCCGAATAACACCTCGTACGCTGTGAAACTGTACGTTTACGACATATCTAAAGGAATGGCTCGCCAGCTGAGCCCCCTCATGCTAG GTATACAGCTTGATGGAATATG GCACACTGCTATTGTTGTACATGGAGAGGAGtttttctatgggggagatggcATCACAAACTGCCCACCT GGCGGAACATCCTTGGGACAACCCAACTCCATAATAGATCTGGGCACCACAGAGGTGACTGAGGAGATCTTTATGGAGTACCTGTCTTCACTGGGAGAGTCCACGTACAG GGGGAACCAATACCATCTGTTTGAGTGGAACTGTAACACGTTCAGTAACGAAGTGGCCCAGTTCCTCACTGGCAGCAAGATCCCCGGCCACATCACAGACCTGCCGGCTGAAGTGCTCTCCAC GCCTTTCGGCCAGGCGCTACGCCCTCTACTGGACTCCATCAATATTGCACCTCAGGGGGGCAACACCTTCAACGGACACTATGGCCAGAGATAG
- the LOC110502859 gene encoding GTPase IMAP family member 4, translating to MALWFWPVAYGPGLPVNMDQCDCKPDSDCTSTDCGDGSTGLWLDFNSVLTGALTVVGYLLYRFSQALPALIRWPIHLFCTLTGVSSLWVWVSHLMGTLRSLQYLLKWLSRIWRFIVASFTKLSGFTVIIQNNSGASSDSPPGTEPSPSPISIEPGLRLILTGPPGGGRTSLADALVGCSLPQVGGSLGAVMECTKRRVVVDRRELIIIDTPDLLGPSLGDSKRALETLRSLQLASPGPHAFLLVLQTPGSGDGVDQDVASATRALLELVGESATGHILIVLTHADYLGPGSTLAQLLEDDAGGLRTALYLCGQRAELVDNNPDKPVEERRELARGLLERLAEMRALRGHYTHELQKREDQVREELLMDMASVLARKLGQEY from the exons ATGGCGCTTTGGTTTTGGCCAGTAGCATACGGACCGGGCTTACCTGTTAATATGGACCAGTGCGACTGCAAACCGGACAGCGATTGTACCTCAACCGACTGTGGAGATGGTAGCACTG GTCTGTGGTTGGACTTCAACAGTGTTTTGACAGGAGCTCTCACTGTGGTGGGCTATCTCCTCTACAGATTCTCACAGG CCCTCCCAGCTCTGATAAGATGGCCCATCCATCTCTTCTGCACACTCACTG GTGTGTCCTCACTGTGGGTTTGGGTGAGCCACCTGATGGGAACTCTTCGTA GCTTACAGTATTTACTGAAGTGGCTGTCGCGTATTTGGAGGTTTATAGTTG CTTCATTCACAAAACTCAGCGGGTTCACTGTTATCATTCAAAACAACTCTG ggGCTTCTAGTGACAGTCCCCCAGGCACAGAGCCTTCTCCCAGCCCTATTTCCATAGAGCCTGGGCTGAGGCTCATCCTTACGGGGCCTCCCGGTGGAGGTCGGACCTCCCTTGCAGATGCCCTGGTTGGCTGCAGCCTCCCTCAGGTTGGGGGGTCCCTGGGGGCTGTGATGGAGTGTACCAAGCGGAGGGTGGTGGTGGACAGGAGAGAGCTGATCATAATCGACACCCCAGACCTCCTGGGTCCATCTCTGGGTGACAGTAAGAGAGCCTTGGAGACCCTCCGCAGCCTGCAGCTGGCCAGCCCAGGCCCACATGCCTTCCTGCTGGTGCTCCAGACCCCTGGCTCTGGAGATGGGGTGGACCAGGATGTTGCTAGTGCTACCAGAGCCCTCCTGGAGCTGGTCGGAGAGAGTGCCACAGGCCACATCCTCATTGTCCTCACCCATGCAGACTATTTGGGTCCAGGCTCCACGCTAGCCCAGCTACTGGAGGATGATGCTGGAGGCCTCAGAACTGCTCTGTATCTGTGTGGTCAGAGGGCTGAGCTTGTGGACAACAACCCAGACAAGccggtggaggagaggagggagctgGCGAGGGGGCTGCTGGAGAGGCTGGCAGAGATGAGGGCACTGAGGGGACACTACACCCACGAGCTGCAGAAAAGGGAGGACCAAGTCCGGGAGGAACTGCTGATGGACATGGCCTCTGTGTTGGCACGGAAACTCGGACAGGAGTATTAA